From Vitis vinifera cultivar Pinot Noir 40024 chromosome 14, ASM3070453v1, a single genomic window includes:
- the LOC100267566 gene encoding uncharacterized protein LOC100267566, translated as MDSGGVAPQLSEEATHHLQQGIVMLLSQWSALQMAVHNEWGGRQSSQLADQLALDIFSWFTHSREPLYIDDLENILDEAMLSLNTMTEDGSIEEVAEKLMTMHEECLEGNYQSIEKLREAGSRPAVHHIRQAVNEDNDDDDDDDDDNDENMGNDNSSNMIVDAPEAPPPNLNPAEMPVEEPRASNPKVAEADDGWVVVASKRNRGKRN; from the exons ATGGATAGTGGAGGCGTAGCGCCACAGCTGTCAGAGGAGGCAACTCATCATCTGCAACAAGGCATAGTAATGCTTCTGTCGCAGTGGTCTGCTCTCCAGATGGCCGTCCATAACGAGTGGGGTGGTCGTCAGTCTAGCCAGCTTGCCGACCAACTCGCCCTCGACATCTTCTCCTGGTTCACACACTCCAGGG AGCCGCTTTACATTGATGATTTGGAAAATATACTTGATGAAGCTATGCTTTCGCTCAACACCATGACTGAGGACGGCAGCATTGAGGAG GTAGCTGAAAAATTAATGACTATGCATGAAGAATGTTTGGAAGGTAATTATCAGTCAATTGAAAAACTAAGGGAAGCCGGTTCCCGGCCAGCTGTTCATCATATTAGACAG GCTGTTAATGAGgacaatgatgatgatgatgatgatgacgacgACAATGATGAGAACATGGGGAATGATAATTCATCAAACATGATTGTGGATGCACCAGAAGCCCCCCCACCAAATTTAAATCCAGCAGAGATGCCGGTAGAGGAGCCAAGGGCCTCAAACCCAAAGGTTGCTGAAGCAGATGATGGATGGGTGGTAGTTGCCTCCAAGCGGAATAGGGGTAAAAGGAACTGA
- the LOC100854848 gene encoding late embryogenesis abundant protein D-34, with the protein MSQQQPQRPQDQQQPIKYGDVFNVQGDLGMKPVAPADASMMQAAETVVLGKTGKGAAASTMQSAAAKNERAGFVGHNQGTDVAGDQGVAIAEIQLPGRRTITESIGDQVVGEYSAAAPLTPPSAAGGRVGAITIGEALEAAALAAGGKPVEWSDAAAVQAAEVRAAGRTTTAPGGVGAAAQSAATLNARTSRNEDKTKLADVLTDASEKLPRDKAATRRDAEGVVRAEVRNDPNLTTYPGGVAAAVAAAARLNQSDNKRDSTN; encoded by the exons ATGAGCCAACAGCAACCACAGAGGCCTCAGGACCAGCAGCAACCGATCAAGTACGGGGACGTTTTTAACGTTCAGGGCGACCTGGGGATGAAGCCGGTGGCGCCGGCCGACGCCTCCATGATGCAGGCTGCTGAGACTGTTGTGCTGGGCAAGACTGGGAAAGGGGCTGCTGCGTCAACTATGCAGTCGGCGGCAGCCAAGAATGAGAGGGCTGGTTTTGTGGGTCACAACCAAGGTACTGATGTTGCAGGAGATCAAGGCGTGGCCATTGCTGAGATTCAACTTCCTGGGAGACGTACCATCACCGAATCCATTGGGGATCAG GTTGTTGGGGAATACAGTGCAGCAGCTCCGCTGACACCGCCGTCCGCGGCGGGAGGGAGAGTGGGTGCAATCACAATAGGAGAAGCACTGGAAGCGGCAGCTCTGGCTGCCGGAGGGAAGCCGGTGGAATGGAGCGACGCAGCGGCTGTACAAGCAGCGGAAGTAAGAGCAGCAGGTCGCACCACCACAGCACCCGGTGGTGTTGGTGCCGCAGCTCAGTCGGCGGCGACTCTCAACGCTCGAACTAGTCGAAACGAAGACAAGACAAAGCTGGCTGATGTTCTCACG GATGCAAGCGAGAAGTTACCAAGAGATAAGGCGGCGACAAGAAGGGATGCGGAAGGGGTGGTGAGAGCAGAGGTGAGGAATGATCCGAATCTGACTACATATCCTGGAGGAGTGGCAGCTGCCGTGGCTGCTGCAGCTAGGCTGAACCAGTCCGATAACAAACGAGACTCTACCAATTAA